One Hordeum vulgare subsp. vulgare chromosome 4H, MorexV3_pseudomolecules_assembly, whole genome shotgun sequence DNA window includes the following coding sequences:
- the LOC123451155 gene encoding uncharacterized protein LOC123451155, which produces MWSSDSNRDQSASTTAATSSLSSSSSSLQPQTPPPPRRRRSRNRRRAHRRAKNGPEAEVEEAEAEEVWCGAQWEAAWPRRARPVVLAGEDGPPDGAGPGAGDSGVGRARSLTDDDLEELKGCVDLGFGFSYNEIPELCGTLPALELCYSMSQRFLDEHQPSSKAEDLAPEPPAVVPPSPVQPIPNWKISCPGDSPDEVKARLKYWAQAVACTVKLCS; this is translated from the exons aTGTGGAGCTCCGACTCCAACCGCGACCAGTCCGCGTCGAcgacggcggccacctcctccctgtCCTCCTCCTCAAGCTCCCTGCAGCCGCAGACGCCCCCGCCCCCCCGCCGCCGACGCAGCCGTAACCGCCGCCGCGCCCACCGCCGGGCCAAGAACGGCCCGGAGGCGGAGGTAGAGGAGGCGGAGGCCGAGGAGGTGTGGTGCGGCGCGCAGTGGGAGGCGGCGTGGCCGCGGAGGGCGCGGCCGGTGGTGCTGGCCGGGGAGGACGGCCCGCCGGACGGCGCCGGACCGGGCGCGGGGGACTCCGGCGTGGGGCGCGCCAGGAGCCTGACGGACGACGACCTGGAGGAGCTCAAGGGGTGCGTGGATCTGGGGTTCGGCTTCAGCTACAACGAGATCCCGGAGCTGTGCGGCACCCTGCCCGCGCTCGAGCTCTGCTACTCCATGAGCCAGCGGTTCCTGGACGAGCACCAGCCGTCGTCCAAGGCCGAGGACTTGGCCCCGGAGCCGCCGGCGGTCGTGCCTCCTTCGCCGGTCCAGCCCATCCCCAACTGGAAGATTTCCTGTCCCG GCGACAGCCCGGATGAGGTGAAGGCGAGGCTCAAGTACTGGGCGCAGGCGGTGGCGTGCACCGTCAAGCTCTGCAGCTGA